Proteins encoded in a region of the Pieris napi chromosome 5, ilPieNapi1.2, whole genome shotgun sequence genome:
- the LOC125049314 gene encoding apyrase, with amino-acid sequence MNDYYEFEDRKMRGFRDWRKALRTPATYRVGNTVRLQPQFMLLIVLVGAFLIVLFYYNWWTSDQVIHRWTRSSRQYNGTYPLSPVIHSGDIFTYRIGIVADLDTNSKNGAKAYTFNSYLKKGHLSYNPVDKFVTVSWDRTPNLLLSSTYSHKGRGMELSELIVFDGRLLTFDDRSGMIFELINNKVVPWAILSDGNGYNEKGFKSEWATIKDEILYVGSMGKEWTTASGEFQTYDPMWVKAINIHGEVQHLNWVHQYKTIRRSIGIEWPGYMIHESGMWSEINKKWYFLPRRCSQQPYNESRDEVMGCNYLITADNNFNSCKAKQITKLQPKHGFSSFKFIPGTDDEAIVALKTTEFEGKTATYISAFRTDGTVLLDNTFVEDLKFEGIEFI; translated from the exons ATGAATGATTATTACGAATTTGAAGATCGTAAAATGCGTGGTTTTCGCGATTGGCGAAAGGCTTTGAGGACACCAGCGACGTATAGAGTAGGAAATACAGTGAGACTACAACCTCAGTTTATGTTACTAATTGTTTTAGTAGGTGCTTTCTTAAtagtgttattttattataattggtgGACCAGTGACCAAGTAATACATCGTTGGACGAGGAGTTCAAGACAGTACAATGGAACATATCCACTTTCACCTGTTATACATTCCGgagatatttttacatataggATAGGAATTGTGGCTGATTTGGacacaaattcaaaaaacgGGGCTAAGGCCTACACTTTTAATAGTTATCTTAAAAAAGGTCACCTAAGTTACAATCCTGTTGATAAGTTTGTAACTGTTTCATGGGATAGGACACCAAATCTTTTGTTATCATCTACTTATTCACATAAAGGACGAGGCATGGAATTATCTGAATTGATAGTATTTGATGGTCGACTGCTTACTTTTGATGATAGGTCGGGAATG atttttgaattaattaacaacAAAGTAGTCCCATGGGCAATTTTGTCAGATGGTAATGGCTACAATGAGAAAGGATTTAAATCGGAGTGGGCGACCATCAAAGATGAAATTCTATATGTAGGGTCTATGGGCAAAGAATGGACAACAGCTTCTGGTGAATTTCAGACATATGACCCGATGTGGGTGAAAGCTATTAATATTCATGGAGAG gTCCAACATTTAAATTGGGTCCATCAATACAAAACAATACGACGGTCCATTGGCATTGAATGGCCAGGATACATGATACACGAATCAGGGATGTGGTCCGAGATTAATAAGAAATGGTACTTCTTACCGAGAAGATGTAGTCAGCAACCCTATAATGAATCAAGGGATGAAGTTATGGGTTGTAACTATTTAATAACTGCTGACAATAACTTCAATAGTTGTAAGGCTAAACag ATAACAAAACTCCAGCCTAAACATGGCTTTTCATCATTCAAATTTATACCAGGAACAGATGACGAAGCAATAGTTGCATTGAAAACAACAGAATTTGAAGGGAAAACCGCGACATACATTTCAGCATTTAGAACGGATGGCACTGTGCTATTAGACAATACTTTTGTTGAAGACCTTAAATTTGAAGGAATCGAGTTTATATGA